One bacterium genomic window, GGCTTTCACCCACCACTGCGCGGAGGGAACCCAATAATGCCCGCCAACGAGCCGCGGACGAAGTCGTGCCGCATAGTCCTCAATCCAGCGGGACATCAGTTTCTTCCGGTTTAGAAGCAATTTCTCACCCTTCTCACCGGTTACCACATAGCCCCCCGTCTGTAAGGCACTCATGGTAGCGGCAATTGACCCCAACGGCGTCCCGGTAATTCTGCCAATAATCCGGTAATTCTGATTCAATAAAGCCTTGGCTGGCTCATGATCCAAATCGGGATCGGTCAAGATCGCAAAGATGAGTTTCAAGGCATTCGTGGCAAATGACTGTCGAACCGGCATGAGGCCATCTTCGGCACCATGTTTCGGAATCTTCTGCCCGGTGGCGTGCAAATAGAGGGACCCGGCATGCAGGAAAAAATTACCTGCCGCATCGGCATAACAGATATCCCGCGCCTTCAATAGTTTGGCGCAAGCGGGAGTAATTGCGGGAGCCACGAGCAGGAGATTGCGGAACTGTTCCGGCGTGCGAGCAGAAAGCATCATGTTCACAGCCGTCGTAGTAATCTGCTTCCGGCTTTCAACACAAAACCGAGCGTCAATGCCCTGGTAGTGAAGTGCCACCACCCCGGCATTCCCTAATTTATGGGCTGTCTTATGATGCGTAAGTTTAAGGCCACAAATGCTCGATAGTTTGTAAAAGCAGGCGCTATTAACTCTTGGCTCATTGTCTGCCACCTCTTCTTGTTCGCGAATATACAACAACTCGTGATTCATGAACAAGGAATATGCATGAACGCTCCAGTTGAGGTTCCAACGATTCGTGTGGAATAAAATCTATCCGTCCGCCTAATTCCGGATTGAGGATCTGAATTCGCATACCCTCTATGCTGGCCCTCGCGTAGTACGCCAACAGATCCGTCGCGATTAGTTTCTGATTCTTAAAAACACCAATGCTCAACAGCTTGAGCACAACATT contains:
- a CDS encoding type IV toxin-antitoxin system AbiEi family antitoxin — its product is MALHYQGIDARFCVESRKQITTTAVNMMLSARTPEQFRNLLLVAPAITPACAKLLKARDICYADAAGNFFLHAGSLYLHATGQKIPKHGAEDGLMPVRQSFATNALKLIFAILTDPDLDHEPAKALLNQNYRIIGRITGTPLGSIAATMSALQTGGYVVTGEKGEKLLLNRKKLMSRWIEDYAARLRPRLVGGHYWVPSAQWWVKADINETNGLWGGEVAGAKLTAYLSPETATIYCDDLSSEFILHVSLYKEPVGKVEVLRPFWGAVPSASLPDLRTLY